The following coding sequences lie in one Capnocytophaga stomatis genomic window:
- a CDS encoding GLPGLI family protein — MKQLLYLYLFIFPLSVFAQRHLVEYELTPRPIVITEKNKDDEKVKYHNQLKLSVLLEFDHTGYTFKVNDKEFENLSRSGDFRYSRKRIALIAGQYYQLYYNANDNVLCLYWDSWKGGKQDTFDWILTNETAEINGYRVYKAYVDVPYISAKGVNRINNVVAWYCPDIPYGYSPLGYHGLPGLVLSLESFGSKYVAKKIVFNVSKEAIIPPKEYNKLKKQALKSK; from the coding sequence ATGAAACAACTATTATATCTATATCTGTTTATTTTTCCGTTATCCGTATTTGCTCAACGTCATTTGGTGGAGTACGAATTAACGCCACGTCCGATTGTCATTACTGAAAAAAATAAAGATGATGAAAAAGTAAAATATCATAACCAATTAAAATTAAGCGTTCTTTTGGAGTTTGACCATACAGGTTATACGTTCAAAGTAAACGACAAAGAGTTTGAAAATCTGAGTCGTTCAGGTGATTTTAGATATTCCAGAAAGAGAATTGCCTTAATAGCAGGGCAGTATTACCAGTTGTATTATAATGCTAATGATAATGTATTGTGCTTGTATTGGGACAGCTGGAAAGGAGGGAAACAGGATACTTTTGATTGGATATTAACCAATGAAACAGCAGAGATAAATGGTTACAGAGTTTATAAAGCTTATGTAGATGTTCCTTATATAAGTGCGAAAGGTGTGAATCGTATCAACAATGTAGTGGCTTGGTATTGCCCTGACATTCCGTATGGTTATTCGCCTTTGGGCTATCACGGTTTGCCTGGATTAGTATTGAGTTTGGAAAGTTTCGGAAGCAAATATGTAGCTAAAAAAATCGTATTCAATGTCTCCAAGGAAGCTATTATCCCTCCTAAAGAATACAACAAATTAAAAAAACAAGCTCTGAAAAGTAAGTGA
- a CDS encoding GLPGLI family protein has translation MVKKRLCLFVLFLFVSLLSVFAQRHLVEYELTPRQIPITEKNKDDEKIKYHNQLKLSVILEFDHTGYIFKVNDKEFENVSNFEYYGKRLGLIIGKYDELYYNANDNILCLYWDSWKSRKQEAFDWILTNETAEINGYKVYKAYVDIPYVNRVGETRINNIVAWYCPDIPYGYSPLGYHGLPGLVLALESVRNKYVAKKIVFNASKEALTPPKNYEKLKEEALKSK, from the coding sequence ATGGTAAAAAAACGATTGTGCTTATTTGTATTATTTCTATTTGTTTCTCTGTTATCTGTATTTGCCCAACGTCATTTGGTCGAATATGAGTTGACACCACGTCAAATTCCTATTACCGAAAAAAATAAAGATGATGAAAAAATAAAATATCATAACCAATTAAAACTAAGTGTTATTTTGGAGTTTGACCATACAGGTTATATATTCAAAGTAAACGACAAAGAATTTGAGAATGTAAGTAATTTTGAATATTATGGAAAAAGACTTGGATTAATAATTGGAAAATACGATGAACTATACTACAATGCAAATGATAATATATTGTGCTTGTATTGGGATAGTTGGAAAAGCAGAAAGCAGGAGGCTTTTGATTGGATACTAACCAACGAAACGGCAGAGATAAATGGTTACAAGGTTTATAAAGCCTATGTAGATATTCCTTATGTAAATCGAGTTGGTGAGACACGTATTAATAATATAGTGGCTTGGTATTGCCCTGACATTCCTTACGGATACTCGCCTTTAGGCTATCACGGCTTGCCGGGTTTGGTATTGGCTTTGGAAAGTGTCAGAAACAAATATGTAGCAAAAAAAATAGTTTTTAATGCTTCAAAAGAGGCACTTACACCTCCAAAAAACTATGAAAAGTTGAAAGAAGAAGCCTTAAAAAGCAAGTAG
- the infB gene encoding translation initiation factor IF-2, whose product MSEGTTRLSKVLKEFNISLDTAVDYLKKDKGIEIESNPNVKISGEVVKFLSDKFNADKNKREASKEIVEDQRKEREAIRIEQEKENEKKRKQQQEQEVIRAKGTVAGVKTVGKIDLEPKKEEKPIEAPVKKEEPVQQPEKEEVVTPSKTEISEEIKETKPEPVEEKAPIVEKAKEQQKKKVEIPQKNKPQIQKPQNQQDVQKKVKELPKQKVEEKEPEEPEVLETQYQKLTGPKLVGEKIDLSQFEKKKKKKKKGGKEKENNKPNTEAPKEDDNAEKRKRKRIRKDEPNVSSANNNKKDGKNKDKKAKTFTRVEPTEEEVQKQVRETLEKLQGKATKSKGAKYRKEKRDLHRQKTESELAQLEQEEKILKVTEFVTVNELATMMDVPINRVIGACMSLGIMVTMNQRLDAETLTIVADEFGYEVEFATADIEESIQIEEDKEEDLVPRAPIVTVMGHVDHGKTSLLDYIRKENVIAGESGGITQHIGAYGVKLESGERITFLDTPGHEAFTAMRARGTKVTDIAIIVVAADDDVMPQTKEAISHAQAAGVPIIFAINKIDKPTANPEKIKERLAGMNLLVEDWGGKIQSQDISAKQGIGVQELLEKVLLEAELLELKANPNKRAVGTVVEASLDRGRGYVSTVLVESGTLNVGDYVLAGTNSGKIRAMHDERGKKVKSAGPSTPISILGLDGAPQAGDKFYVFEDEREAKQIVAKRAQLQREQSVRTQRHITLDEIGRRIALGDFKQLNIILKGDVDGSVEALTDSFQKLSTEEIQVSIIHKGVGAITESDVLLASASDAIIIGFNVRPMANARALADKEEIDIRTYSIIYDAINDLKDAMEGMLSPVFKEEVTGTVEIRELFKISKVGTIAGCMVTDGKIFRNSKIRIIREGVVIYTGELASLKRFKDDVKEVSKGYDCGLQIKNYNDIKEGDVVEAFQEVAVKKKL is encoded by the coding sequence ATGAGCGAGGGAACTACAAGATTAAGTAAGGTTTTAAAGGAGTTTAATATTTCTTTGGATACGGCTGTTGACTATCTTAAGAAAGATAAGGGGATTGAAATTGAATCCAATCCTAACGTAAAGATTTCGGGTGAAGTTGTGAAATTTCTTTCCGACAAGTTTAATGCGGATAAAAATAAACGTGAGGCTTCAAAGGAAATTGTTGAAGATCAGCGTAAAGAGCGTGAAGCTATTCGTATTGAACAAGAAAAAGAAAATGAAAAGAAGCGTAAGCAACAACAAGAACAAGAAGTAATTAGAGCAAAAGGAACCGTTGCAGGAGTGAAAACCGTAGGCAAAATTGACCTTGAACCTAAAAAGGAAGAAAAGCCAATTGAAGCTCCGGTTAAAAAAGAAGAGCCTGTTCAACAACCTGAAAAAGAAGAGGTTGTAACTCCATCCAAAACTGAAATTTCTGAAGAAATTAAGGAAACTAAACCTGAGCCTGTTGAAGAAAAAGCTCCAATTGTGGAAAAAGCTAAAGAACAGCAGAAGAAAAAAGTAGAAATTCCTCAAAAAAATAAACCTCAAATTCAAAAACCTCAAAACCAACAAGATGTTCAGAAAAAGGTAAAAGAACTTCCAAAACAAAAAGTAGAAGAGAAAGAACCGGAAGAGCCTGAAGTTCTTGAAACTCAATATCAAAAACTTACCGGACCAAAATTAGTCGGAGAAAAAATCGACTTAAGTCAGTTTGAAAAGAAGAAAAAGAAAAAGAAAAAAGGAGGGAAGGAAAAGGAGAATAATAAACCTAATACCGAAGCTCCGAAAGAAGACGATAACGCTGAAAAACGTAAACGCAAACGCATCCGAAAAGATGAGCCAAACGTTTCATCAGCTAACAATAATAAAAAGGACGGAAAAAATAAAGACAAAAAAGCTAAAACGTTCACAAGAGTAGAACCTACCGAAGAAGAAGTACAAAAACAAGTTCGTGAAACGTTGGAGAAATTGCAAGGAAAAGCTACCAAATCAAAAGGAGCGAAGTACCGCAAAGAAAAACGTGATTTGCACCGTCAGAAAACAGAAAGTGAGTTAGCACAATTAGAACAAGAGGAAAAAATCCTCAAAGTAACCGAGTTTGTTACTGTAAATGAGCTGGCTACAATGATGGATGTACCAATTAACAGGGTAATTGGTGCGTGTATGTCGTTGGGAATTATGGTTACGATGAACCAGCGTCTGGATGCCGAAACTTTAACAATCGTAGCGGATGAGTTCGGCTATGAAGTAGAATTCGCCACGGCAGATATTGAGGAATCTATTCAAATTGAAGAAGATAAAGAAGAAGACTTGGTTCCGAGAGCACCAATTGTTACCGTTATGGGACACGTTGACCACGGAAAAACCTCGCTATTGGATTACATCCGAAAAGAAAATGTGATTGCAGGTGAAAGCGGGGGAATCACGCAACATATTGGAGCTTACGGAGTTAAGTTGGAAAGTGGAGAAAGAATAACTTTCTTGGATACACCGGGACACGAGGCATTTACTGCAATGCGTGCACGTGGTACAAAGGTTACGGATATTGCTATTATTGTGGTAGCTGCCGATGATGATGTGATGCCGCAAACCAAAGAGGCTATCAGCCACGCACAAGCGGCAGGAGTTCCTATCATATTTGCTATCAATAAGATAGATAAACCAACTGCAAATCCTGAGAAAATTAAAGAGCGTTTAGCCGGAATGAACCTTTTGGTGGAAGATTGGGGAGGAAAAATCCAGTCGCAAGATATTTCGGCAAAACAAGGAATCGGAGTTCAGGAACTTTTAGAAAAAGTCCTTTTAGAAGCTGAGTTGTTGGAGTTGAAAGCCAATCCGAATAAACGTGCGGTGGGAACAGTTGTTGAAGCATCGCTTGATAGAGGACGAGGATACGTTTCAACAGTGTTAGTTGAATCGGGAACATTGAATGTTGGCGATTACGTATTGGCAGGAACGAATTCCGGAAAAATCCGTGCAATGCACGATGAGCGTGGTAAAAAAGTGAAAAGTGCAGGACCTTCTACACCTATATCTATTTTAGGTTTGGACGGAGCTCCACAAGCAGGGGATAAGTTCTATGTGTTTGAAGATGAGCGTGAAGCAAAACAAATTGTAGCCAAACGAGCTCAATTACAACGTGAACAATCTGTGCGTACGCAACGTCACATTACTTTGGACGAAATTGGACGACGTATCGCGTTGGGTGATTTCAAACAGTTGAATATCATCTTGAAAGGGGACGTAGATGGCTCGGTAGAAGCTTTAACGGATTCTTTCCAAAAATTATCAACAGAAGAAATCCAAGTTTCTATAATTCATAAAGGGGTTGGTGCGATTACGGAATCGGATGTGTTGTTGGCATCGGCTTCGGATGCGATTATTATCGGATTTAATGTTCGTCCGATGGCAAATGCCCGAGCTTTGGCTGATAAAGAAGAAATTGATATCCGCACGTATTCAATCATTTATGATGCTATCAATGACTTGAAAGATGCTATGGAAGGGATGCTTTCTCCTGTGTTTAAAGAAGAAGTTACCGGAACGGTTGAAATTCGTGAATTGTTTAAAATTTCAAAAGTTGGAACAATTGCGGGTTGTATGGTTACCGACGGAAAAATATTCCGAAATTCAAAAATACGAATCATCCGCGAAGGCGTCGTAATTTATACAGGTGAGTTAGCATCGCTTAAACGTTTCAAAGATGATGTTAAGGAAGTTTCAAAAGGTTACGATTGCGGATTGCAAATCAAAAACTACAACGATATTAAAGAAGGCGATGTAGTTGAAGCCTTCCAAGAAGTGGCAGTTAAAAAGAAATTGTAA
- the purB gene encoding adenylosuccinate lyase, protein MSLQAISPIDGRYADKTKELVPFFSEEALIKYRILVEVEYFIALCELPLPQLSNFPTDIFPKLRELYQNFDSDSALEVKEIEKTTNHDVKAVEYFIKNAFDRLNVSDYKEFIHFGLTSQDINNTAIPLSIKEAMNEVYYTELQNIIDNLKLFSSQWKDIPLLARTHGQPASPTRLGKEIEVFAVRIEEQLKQLKNIPFSAKFGGATGNYNAHNVAYPSVNWKAFGTDFVEKTLGLHHSFPTTQIEHYDNLASLFDALKRINTILIDFNRDVWTYISMDYFKQKIKAGEVGSSAMPHKVNPIDFENSEGNLGIANAVFEHLSAKLPISRLQRDLTDSTVLRNVGVPFGHTLIGLKSTLKGMGKLLLNEEKIRWDLEQNWAVVAEAVQTILRREGYPNPYEALKGLTRTNEKINQQTIASFIETLEVSEAIKQELKSITPENYTGVF, encoded by the coding sequence ATGTCATTACAAGCAATTTCTCCTATTGATGGTCGTTATGCCGACAAAACGAAAGAATTAGTACCATTTTTCTCAGAAGAAGCATTGATAAAATACCGAATTTTGGTAGAAGTAGAGTATTTTATCGCTCTTTGTGAATTGCCTTTGCCACAATTAAGCAATTTTCCAACAGATATTTTTCCGAAACTTCGCGAATTATACCAAAATTTCGATTCGGATTCAGCTTTGGAAGTTAAGGAAATCGAAAAAACAACCAATCACGATGTAAAAGCAGTTGAATATTTTATAAAAAATGCTTTTGACAGATTAAATGTGTCTGATTACAAGGAATTTATACACTTTGGACTGACATCGCAAGATATTAATAATACAGCAATTCCGCTTTCTATTAAGGAAGCAATGAATGAAGTGTATTATACTGAATTACAAAATATTATAGATAATTTAAAATTATTTTCTTCCCAGTGGAAAGATATTCCTTTGCTGGCACGCACTCACGGACAACCAGCTTCGCCCACTCGTTTAGGGAAGGAAATTGAGGTTTTTGCCGTTCGGATAGAAGAGCAGTTAAAACAGTTGAAAAACATACCTTTTTCAGCAAAATTTGGAGGTGCAACAGGGAATTATAACGCTCATAATGTGGCATATCCGTCCGTAAACTGGAAAGCTTTCGGTACAGATTTTGTTGAAAAAACATTGGGATTGCATCATTCCTTCCCAACCACACAAATTGAACATTATGATAATTTGGCTTCACTTTTTGACGCTCTAAAACGTATCAATACCATATTGATAGATTTCAATCGTGATGTTTGGACGTATATTTCAATGGATTATTTCAAACAGAAGATTAAAGCGGGTGAAGTGGGGTCATCGGCAATGCCACACAAGGTAAATCCTATTGACTTTGAAAATTCGGAAGGGAATTTAGGGATTGCCAATGCTGTTTTTGAACATTTATCCGCAAAATTACCAATTTCCCGACTACAACGTGACTTGACTGATAGCACAGTTTTGCGAAATGTAGGTGTTCCGTTTGGGCATACGTTAATAGGATTGAAGTCCACACTGAAAGGAATGGGGAAATTATTACTCAATGAAGAAAAAATTCGATGGGATTTGGAGCAAAATTGGGCGGTGGTAGCTGAGGCTGTACAAACAATTCTTCGCAGAGAAGGCTATCCCAACCCTTATGAAGCTTTGAAAGGATTAACCAGAACCAACGAAAAGATTAACCAGCAAACCATAGCTTCATTTATTGAAACCTTAGAAGTTTCTGAGGCAATTAAGCAAGAACTTAAGTCTATTACCCCTGAAAATTACACGGGAGTTTTTTAG
- the pbpC gene encoding penicillin-binding protein 1C, translating into MKNIFYHIKGFLLQIIGKVKRHPIKSLIFTSLLIWYYFSLPKTLFPANYATVLESSEGNLLGAKIAEDGQWRFPETDSIPYRFKVSLLHFEDEYFDYHWGINPLSVGKALLENLKKGKVVRGGSTLTQQVIRLSRENQKRTYFEKLTEMILATRLEFRHSKNEILSLYASHAPFGGNVVGLDMASWRYFGVAPHQLSWGQSATLAVLPNAPSLIFPGKNQTILKEKRDRLLKKLYEKKVFDKETYELALLEPLPQKPHKLPQIAPHFLDFVTKKQQGQRVHSTLRLSVQEKVNQIVENYYKHYSQSEVYNMAALVVDVKTRNVISYVGNTPTDENHQKDVDIIHAPRSTGSILKPILYAAMLHQGDLLPQELIPDIPTQISGYSPQNFNNTFEGAVPADMALAKSLNIPFVWLLQKFGIYRFYDILQKLKLSDIKKHPDHYGLSIILGGAESNLWDLTRAYTNLASELNVFTQKQMYRTNEFQELKYNLAGNETNFGDLTFDSTVFRAGAIWKMFEAMKEVNRPTEDVAWKYYESSRKIAWKTGTSFGNKDAWAIGITPEFVVAVWVGNATGEGRPTLTGASYAAPVMFEIFNVLPSTSWFSKPYDDLEELTVCEMSGFLAKEECPKKSILTAITTNDHNVCPYHKIVHLDKSEQFQVNTSCESPSNMISKSWFVLPPVMEWYYKNNHINYQNLPPFREDCLESSNSKRLDFIYPKHKSVIYTTKNFGGELQPFIAKAVSSEEGNVFWYLNETYLGSTNLFHEMNVYAPKGDNILRIINTKGEEKVIQIIVQ; encoded by the coding sequence TTGAAAAATATTTTCTACCATATAAAAGGTTTTCTCCTCCAAATAATTGGAAAAGTCAAACGTCATCCTATCAAATCTTTGATATTTACATCTTTATTGATTTGGTATTATTTTTCGCTTCCTAAAACCTTGTTCCCAGCTAATTATGCCACTGTTTTGGAGAGTTCGGAAGGAAATCTTTTAGGAGCGAAAATTGCTGAAGACGGACAATGGCGATTTCCGGAAACGGACAGTATTCCTTACCGATTCAAAGTTTCCTTGCTTCATTTTGAAGATGAATATTTTGATTATCATTGGGGAATAAACCCTCTTTCTGTTGGGAAAGCTCTTCTTGAAAACCTGAAAAAAGGCAAGGTTGTTCGCGGAGGAAGCACACTCACTCAGCAGGTTATTCGCCTTTCCAGAGAAAATCAAAAACGTACGTATTTTGAAAAACTTACCGAAATGATTTTGGCAACTCGTTTGGAATTTCGGCATTCAAAAAATGAAATTTTATCTCTTTATGCTTCTCACGCTCCTTTCGGTGGAAATGTTGTGGGACTTGATATGGCTTCTTGGCGATATTTTGGAGTTGCTCCTCATCAATTATCGTGGGGACAAAGTGCAACATTGGCAGTACTTCCGAATGCTCCAAGCTTGATTTTCCCAGGAAAAAATCAAACAATTTTGAAAGAAAAACGAGATAGGCTTCTGAAAAAACTATACGAAAAAAAAGTTTTTGACAAAGAAACTTATGAGCTTGCTCTACTGGAGCCTCTACCGCAAAAACCGCATAAATTACCGCAAATAGCACCACACTTTTTGGATTTTGTTACGAAAAAACAACAAGGACAGCGTGTTCACTCAACTTTGAGATTATCCGTTCAAGAGAAAGTAAATCAGATTGTTGAGAATTATTACAAGCATTATTCGCAATCCGAAGTGTATAATATGGCTGCACTTGTGGTTGATGTGAAAACTCGGAATGTAATATCCTATGTGGGAAATACACCTACAGATGAAAATCATCAGAAAGATGTAGATATTATTCACGCACCAAGAAGCACAGGAAGCATCTTAAAACCAATACTTTATGCAGCAATGCTTCATCAAGGAGATTTATTACCTCAAGAACTGATTCCTGATATTCCTACTCAAATTTCAGGATATTCTCCTCAAAATTTTAACAATACTTTCGAAGGAGCCGTCCCCGCTGATATGGCTTTGGCAAAATCACTGAATATTCCTTTCGTTTGGCTATTACAAAAATTTGGAATATACCGATTTTATGATATTCTTCAAAAATTGAAACTTTCGGATATAAAAAAACACCCTGACCATTACGGATTGTCAATTATTTTGGGAGGGGCAGAAAGTAATTTGTGGGATTTAACGCGTGCCTACACTAATTTAGCTTCAGAATTGAATGTTTTTACCCAAAAACAAATGTACAGAACCAATGAATTTCAAGAATTAAAATATAATTTGGCAGGAAATGAGACCAATTTTGGAGATTTGACGTTTGACTCTACCGTTTTCAGAGCGGGAGCTATTTGGAAAATGTTTGAAGCTATGAAAGAAGTAAATCGCCCCACTGAAGATGTTGCGTGGAAGTATTATGAATCTTCCCGAAAAATTGCTTGGAAAACAGGAACAAGTTTCGGTAATAAAGATGCTTGGGCGATTGGCATCACTCCGGAATTTGTTGTTGCCGTGTGGGTAGGAAATGCTACAGGAGAAGGAAGACCCACGCTTACCGGAGCTTCTTATGCCGCTCCCGTAATGTTTGAAATTTTCAACGTTTTGCCTTCCACTTCTTGGTTTTCAAAGCCTTATGATGATTTGGAAGAACTTACAGTTTGTGAAATGTCAGGTTTTTTAGCAAAAGAAGAATGCCCAAAAAAATCTATCCTTACTGCAATTACAACCAATGACCATAACGTTTGTCCGTATCATAAAATTGTTCATCTTGACAAAAGCGAGCAATTTCAAGTAAACACATCTTGCGAATCCCCCAGCAATATGATTTCAAAATCGTGGTTTGTTCTTCCTCCGGTTATGGAGTGGTATTACAAAAACAATCATATCAATTATCAAAATCTTCCTCCTTTCCGAGAAGATTGCTTAGAATCAAGCAACTCAAAAAGGCTTGACTTTATCTATCCGAAACATAAAAGTGTTATTTACACAACTAAAAACTTTGGTGGAGAACTACAACCTTTCATTGCAAAGGCAGTATCTTCCGAAGAAGGAAATGTTTTTTGGTATTTAAACGAAACTTATTTAGGTTCAACAAATCTTTTCCACGAAATGAATGTTTACGCACCAAAAGGAGATAATATTTTACGAATTATCAATACCAAAGGGGAAGAAAAAGTGATTCAAATTATTGTTCAATAA
- a CDS encoding GLPGLI family protein produces the protein MVKKRLYLFVLFLFVSLLSVFAQRHLVEYELTPRPIVITEKLKNSEEVKYHNQLKLSVLLEFDHTGYTFKVDDKEFENLSRSGDFRYSRKRSALIIGQYYQLYYNANDNVLCLYWDSWKSRNPEVFDWILTNETAEINGYRVYKAYVDVPYISAKGVNRINNVVAWYCPDIPYGYSPLGYHGLPGLVLALESVRNKYVAKRIVFNVSKEAIIPPKEYNKLKKQALKSK, from the coding sequence ATGGTAAAAAAACGATTGTATTTATTTGTATTATTTCTATTTGTTTCTCTGTTATCCGTATTTGCTCAACGTCATTTGGTGGAGTACGAATTAACGCCACGTCCGATTGTCATTACTGAAAAACTTAAAAATAGTGAAGAGGTAAAATATCATAACCAATTAAAATTAAGCGTTCTTTTGGAGTTTGACCATACAGGTTATACTTTCAAAGTAGATGATAAAGAGTTTGAAAATCTGAGTCGTTCAGGTGATTTTAGATATTCCAGAAAGAGAAGTGCCTTAATAATAGGGCAGTATTACCAGTTGTATTATAATGCTAATGATAATGTATTGTGCTTGTATTGGGATAGCTGGAAAAGCAGAAATCCGGAAGTTTTTGATTGGATATTAACCAACGAAACAGCAGAGATAAATGGTTACAGAGTTTATAAAGCTTATGTAGATGTTCCTTATATAAGTGCGAAAGGTGTGAATCGTATCAACAATGTAGTGGCTTGGTATTGCCCTGACATTCCGTATGGGTACTCGCCTTTAGGCTATCACGGCTTGCCGGGTTTGGTATTGGCTTTGGAAAGTGTCAGAAACAAATATGTAGCTAAAAGAATCGTATTCAATGTCTCCAAGGAAGCTATTATCCCTCCTAAAGAATACAACAAATTAAAAAAACAAGCTCTGAAAAGTAAGTGA